One window of Neptuniibacter halophilus genomic DNA carries:
- a CDS encoding integrase domain-containing protein — MARKTLPLTNTQVKNAKPADKEYNLSDGEGLALRVKPNGSKIWIFNYTRPHIQKRANISFGTYPEVSIADARKKRFEARALLAEKIDPQQKRDADRQEQMFKQVNTLTAVVESWFELKKNTISTDYADDIINSLKNHVLPKLGNYPVADITAPLVIDVLKPLAGSGKLEMTKRICSRLNQVMTFATNTGLVQSNPLVGIKQAFKSPTVTNNPTLKPDELPLLMSQVADANIRLVTRLLIRWQLHTMTRPGEAAGAKWDEIDLEKGVWVIPAERMKKRREHIVPLTSQTISILEKLRLYQSNSPYLFPSDLSIRKPINASTANVALKRMGFKDRLTAHGMRSIASTALNEQGFDPDLIEAALAHTDKNQVRATYNRASYLERRKEMMQWWSDQITKAQSEGL, encoded by the coding sequence ATGGCCAGAAAAACATTACCTCTTACAAACACCCAGGTTAAGAACGCTAAACCAGCAGACAAGGAATATAACCTTTCTGATGGTGAAGGCCTTGCTCTCAGGGTTAAGCCTAATGGGTCCAAAATTTGGATCTTCAATTATACACGCCCTCATATTCAGAAAAGAGCCAACATCTCGTTTGGAACATATCCTGAAGTGTCTATAGCGGATGCCCGTAAAAAGCGTTTTGAGGCTCGCGCTTTACTAGCCGAAAAGATCGATCCACAGCAAAAGCGTGATGCGGATCGTCAGGAGCAAATGTTCAAGCAGGTAAACACGCTAACGGCTGTTGTTGAATCTTGGTTTGAGCTTAAGAAAAACACGATTAGCACTGATTACGCAGATGACATTATCAACTCCTTGAAAAATCACGTCCTACCAAAGCTTGGTAACTATCCCGTTGCAGATATAACTGCTCCTCTAGTCATTGATGTTTTGAAGCCTTTAGCTGGGTCTGGAAAATTGGAGATGACCAAGCGTATATGCTCCCGCCTTAATCAAGTCATGACCTTTGCGACAAATACTGGTTTGGTGCAATCCAACCCGCTAGTGGGTATTAAGCAGGCTTTCAAATCGCCGACGGTTACTAACAACCCAACACTTAAGCCCGATGAGCTACCTTTGCTTATGTCTCAGGTTGCTGATGCAAATATTCGGCTTGTTACCAGGCTGCTGATTCGCTGGCAACTTCACACCATGACAAGACCGGGTGAGGCAGCAGGTGCTAAGTGGGATGAGATAGATCTTGAAAAAGGTGTTTGGGTTATTCCTGCTGAGCGGATGAAAAAACGAAGAGAGCACATCGTTCCATTAACTAGCCAAACGATATCAATTCTAGAAAAGCTAAGGCTGTATCAGTCGAATAGCCCCTATCTTTTTCCAAGTGATCTTTCTATCCGTAAGCCAATAAATGCTTCAACAGCTAATGTGGCTCTGAAGCGTATGGGCTTTAAAGATCGTTTGACTGCGCATGGCATGAGGTCGATTGCTAGTACTGCATTGAATGAGCAAGGCTTTGATCCTGACTTGATTGAGGCAGCATTGGCCCATACGGATAAAAATCAGGTACGCGCAACATACAACAGGGCTAGTTATCTTGAGCGCCGAAAAGAAATGATGCAGTGGTGGTCTGATCAAATTACTAAAGCTCAATCGGAGGGTTTATAG